In Desulfovibrio sp. 86, the following proteins share a genomic window:
- the dsrO gene encoding sulfate reduction electron transfer complex DsrMKJOP subunit DsrO: MNKSRRSFLKVAGFSAFALTSGMAALSGVAQAQIAPGKYEPAANALHAKRWAMVIDTRQFAGPEDYKPLSDACHAFHNVPQIPGNQEIKWFWLDSYAHVFPDDMNAHLNTHSRESLYPLLCNHCTNPPCVRVCPTQATYKMEDGIVAMDYHRCIGCRFCMAGCPYGARSFNFKDPRKFLSNPVPNPEYPTRMIGVVEKCTFCAERLAVGKLPACVEAANGKILFGDLEDPNSTVRQALAANYSIRRKPSLGTQPGVYYLI; encoded by the coding sequence ATGAACAAGAGCAGAAGAAGCTTTCTGAAAGTGGCGGGCTTTTCGGCCTTCGCCCTTACCAGCGGCATGGCTGCCCTGTCTGGCGTTGCCCAGGCGCAGATTGCCCCCGGCAAGTATGAACCCGCGGCCAATGCACTGCATGCCAAGCGCTGGGCCATGGTCATCGACACGCGCCAGTTCGCGGGCCCCGAAGACTACAAGCCCCTGAGCGACGCCTGCCACGCCTTCCACAACGTACCGCAGATTCCCGGCAACCAGGAAATCAAGTGGTTCTGGCTGGACAGCTACGCCCATGTCTTCCCTGACGACATGAACGCGCACCTGAACACGCACTCCCGCGAGTCTCTGTACCCGCTGCTGTGCAACCACTGCACCAATCCGCCCTGCGTGCGCGTGTGCCCCACACAGGCCACCTACAAAATGGAAGACGGCATTGTGGCCATGGACTATCACCGCTGCATCGGCTGCCGGTTCTGCATGGCTGGCTGTCCCTACGGCGCGCGTTCCTTCAACTTCAAAGACCCGCGCAAGTTCCTGTCCAACCCCGTGCCCAATCCCGAATACCCCACGCGCATGATCGGCGTGGTGGAGAAATGCACGTTCTGCGCCGAGCGCCTTGCCGTAGGCAAGCTGCCCGCCTGCGTGGAAGCGGCCAATGGCAAGATACTTTTCGGCGACCTGGAAGACCCCAATTCAACGGTGCGCCAGGCTTTGGCCGCCAATTACAGTATTCGCCGCAAGCCCAGCCTGGGCACCCAGCCCGGCGTCTACTACCTTATCTAG
- the dsrJ gene encoding sulfate reduction electron transfer complex DsrMKJOP subunit DsrJ translates to MYNAKAVIVGIIVFVALFTSPFWLSLMGKDYKSTGIELPKGEKDCIEDVQFMRDQHMRLLNEWRDEALRKENRVYVATSGKKWNISLQNTCLKCHNDYKGFCEKCHTANGVDPYCWTCHIIPQGSK, encoded by the coding sequence ATGTATAACGCCAAAGCAGTTATCGTTGGAATCATAGTATTTGTGGCCCTGTTCACCTCCCCTTTCTGGCTGAGCTTGATGGGGAAGGATTACAAGAGCACCGGCATTGAGCTGCCCAAGGGCGAAAAGGATTGCATCGAGGACGTGCAGTTCATGCGCGACCAGCACATGCGCCTGCTCAATGAATGGCGCGACGAGGCCCTGCGCAAGGAAAACCGCGTCTATGTGGCCACCAGCGGCAAAAAGTGGAACATCAGCCTCCAGAATACCTGCTTGAAGTGCCATAATGACTACAAGGGATTCTGTGAAAAGTGCCATACGGCTAACGGCGTTGATCCCTATTGCTGGACTTGCCACATTATTCCCCAGGGGAGCAAGTAA
- the dsrK gene encoding sulfate reduction electron transfer complex DsrMKJOP subunit DsrK yields the protein MAKLPTPQMLVASRPEFPVEDWLDVKPEFTPGSFCYPAKKDTMELLHMPNPHEWDPSAEDWNLPENWEQILCDAFADRLEKHRSLKLFMDICVRCGACADKCHFFLGTNDPKNMPVLRAELLRSLYRRDYTMLGKILGKKVGARGWDVAVVKELFYYAYQCTECRRCSLFCPYGIDTAEITAIVRELLHEVGLGTHWIMDPVKNCSFTGNHLGIQPHSFVEIVEMLADDCETVTGIRPKTPFNEKGHEILFITPSGDVFADPGIYTFMGYLMLFHELDLDYTFSTYASEGGNFGSFTTFNMAKKLNAKMYAEAERLGSKWILGGECGHMWRVINQYMDTYNGPAPASMEVPVSPITGTVFKNAASTKMVHIAEFTADLIHHNKLKLDPSRNDHIITTFHDSCNPARGMGLLEEPRYVLKAVCNNFHEMPENTIREQTFCCGAGSGLNTEEIMELRMRAGMPRGNALRFVQEKYGVNHMACVCAIDRATLPPLANYWAPGVNVSGLHELVANALVMKGESKRTMDLRQEDLPNVVDDEDAPEAQGEGQ from the coding sequence ATGGCAAAATTACCTACGCCGCAAATGCTTGTAGCCAGCCGTCCGGAATTCCCGGTCGAAGACTGGCTTGACGTCAAGCCGGAATTTACGCCGGGCAGCTTCTGCTATCCGGCCAAGAAAGACACCATGGAACTGTTGCACATGCCTAATCCCCACGAGTGGGATCCGTCCGCCGAGGACTGGAACCTGCCCGAAAACTGGGAACAAATCCTGTGCGACGCCTTTGCCGACAGGCTTGAAAAGCACCGCTCGCTCAAGCTGTTCATGGACATCTGTGTGCGTTGCGGCGCCTGTGCCGACAAGTGCCACTTCTTCCTTGGCACCAACGATCCCAAGAACATGCCCGTGCTGCGCGCCGAGCTGCTCCGCTCGCTCTACCGTCGCGACTACACCATGCTGGGCAAGATCCTTGGCAAGAAGGTCGGCGCCCGCGGCTGGGACGTGGCCGTAGTCAAAGAACTGTTCTACTACGCCTACCAGTGCACCGAGTGCCGCCGCTGCTCGCTCTTCTGCCCCTACGGCATCGACACGGCCGAAATCACCGCCATCGTGCGCGAACTGCTGCATGAAGTGGGCCTCGGCACCCACTGGATCATGGATCCTGTGAAAAACTGCAGCTTCACGGGCAACCACCTTGGCATCCAGCCCCACTCCTTTGTGGAAATCGTGGAAATGCTGGCCGATGACTGCGAAACCGTCACCGGCATCCGTCCCAAGACGCCCTTTAACGAAAAGGGCCACGAAATCCTGTTCATCACGCCCTCCGGCGACGTATTTGCCGACCCCGGCATCTACACCTTCATGGGCTACCTCATGCTCTTCCACGAGCTTGATCTGGACTACACCTTCTCCACCTACGCTTCTGAAGGCGGCAACTTCGGTTCCTTCACCACCTTCAACATGGCCAAGAAGCTCAACGCCAAGATGTACGCCGAGGCCGAACGCCTGGGCTCCAAGTGGATCCTCGGCGGCGAGTGCGGGCACATGTGGCGCGTGATCAACCAGTACATGGACACCTACAACGGCCCTGCCCCGGCCAGCATGGAAGTTCCCGTGTCGCCCATTACGGGCACGGTGTTCAAGAATGCCGCTTCCACCAAGATGGTGCACATTGCGGAATTTACGGCTGACCTCATTCATCACAACAAGCTGAAGCTTGATCCCAGCCGTAACGACCATATCATCACCACCTTCCACGACAGCTGCAACCCGGCCCGTGGCATGGGCCTGCTGGAAGAGCCCCGCTACGTGCTCAAAGCCGTGTGCAACAACTTCCATGAAATGCCCGAAAACACCATTCGTGAGCAAACCTTCTGCTGCGGCGCCGGTTCCGGCCTCAATACGGAAGAAATCATGGAACTGCGCATGCGCGCGGGCATGCCGCGCGGCAACGCCCTGCGCTTTGTGCAGGAAAAGTACGGTGTCAACCACATGGCCTGCGTTTGCGCCATTGACCGCGCCACCCTGCCCCCGCTCGCCAATTACTGGGCGCCGGGCGTCAATGTGAGCGGCCTGCACGAACTGGTGGCCAACGCCCTGGTCATGAAGGGCGAAAGCAAGCGCACCATGGACCTGCGTCAGGAAGACCTGCCCAATGTGGTGGACGACGAGGACGCGCCCGAAGCACAGGGGGAGGGCCAATAA
- the dsrM gene encoding sulfate reduction electron transfer complex DsrMKJOP subunit DsrM yields the protein MFNSLLLVLLIGATAWAGAAIGLAPLFGVVLPYVAVVVFVAGVIWRMVYWAKSPVPFCIPTTGGQEVSLDFIKPNRIDCPSNTWDVVRRMFLEVFFFRSLFRNTVADVRENDPISKGPRTIYFSSKWLWVFALLFHYCFLLVFIRHFRFFMEPIPSCIKFLETIDGIMQVGSPRFFMTGGLVLVGVLFLLGRRIYDKRLRYISLFNDYFPLWLIIGIISSGLCLRYFDKTEIAQVKIFVMGLTHFAPVTTAGINALFFTHLTLVCVLLLYFPFSKLMHMPGVFFSPTRNLANNSRRVRHINPWNPPKQYFTYAEYEDTYRDAMAEAGLPLDKQPEKAAE from the coding sequence ATGTTCAATTCATTACTGCTGGTGCTGCTCATAGGAGCCACAGCCTGGGCGGGAGCGGCCATAGGGCTTGCGCCTCTGTTCGGCGTTGTGTTGCCATATGTGGCAGTCGTCGTCTTCGTCGCCGGTGTCATCTGGCGCATGGTGTACTGGGCCAAATCGCCCGTGCCTTTCTGCATCCCCACCACGGGCGGGCAGGAAGTGTCGCTTGATTTCATCAAGCCCAACCGGATCGACTGTCCCAGCAACACCTGGGACGTGGTGCGGCGCATGTTTCTGGAAGTGTTTTTCTTCCGTTCGCTGTTCCGCAACACTGTGGCCGATGTGCGCGAAAACGACCCCATCAGCAAGGGACCGCGTACCATCTATTTTTCTTCCAAGTGGTTGTGGGTTTTCGCCCTGCTGTTCCACTACTGTTTCCTGCTGGTTTTCATCCGGCACTTCCGCTTCTTTATGGAGCCCATCCCCTCCTGTATCAAATTTCTCGAAACCATCGACGGCATCATGCAGGTGGGCTCGCCCCGCTTTTTCATGACCGGCGGTCTGGTGCTCGTGGGCGTGCTCTTTCTTCTTGGCCGCCGCATCTATGACAAGCGCCTGCGCTACATCTCGCTGTTCAACGACTATTTTCCGCTGTGGCTCATCATTGGCATCATCAGCAGCGGCCTGTGCCTTCGGTATTTCGACAAGACCGAAATAGCCCAGGTCAAGATTTTCGTCATGGGGCTTACCCACTTTGCCCCCGTGACCACTGCCGGCATCAACGCGCTCTTCTTCACCCACCTTACTCTGGTGTGCGTACTGCTGCTCTACTTCCCCTTCTCCAAGCTCATGCATATGCCGGGCGTGTTCTTCAGCCCCACGCGCAACCTGGCCAACAATTCCCGCCGGGTACGCCACATCAACCCCTGGAATCCGCCCAAGCAGTACTTCACCTATGCCGAGTACGAGGATACCTATCGCGACGCCATGGCTGAAGCCGGGCTGCCGCTGGATAAGCAACCCGAAAAGGCCGCCGAGTAA
- a CDS encoding RsbRD N-terminal domain-containing protein: MKAMALFREHKSEIVRLWAEEVFNTYPFETTGFLRTREDPFSNPVANMTKEAADALYDAMSGEHVDPGQTKHALERFIKLRAVQKFAPSQGLGVFFLMKPILREHLLPKFMALGDVAPYLEAESRLDSLTLLAFDMYTEAREVLANLRITEIRNQHAQLARWAQQLEGGSPHPADER, encoded by the coding sequence ATGAAAGCAATGGCTTTGTTCAGAGAGCACAAAAGTGAAATCGTTCGCCTTTGGGCTGAAGAGGTTTTTAACACCTACCCGTTTGAAACGACGGGGTTTTTGCGTACCCGCGAAGACCCGTTCAGCAATCCTGTCGCCAACATGACCAAGGAAGCGGCCGACGCGCTGTACGACGCCATGTCTGGCGAACACGTTGATCCCGGCCAGACCAAGCACGCTCTTGAGCGGTTCATCAAGCTGCGCGCTGTGCAGAAATTTGCTCCAAGCCAGGGACTGGGCGTTTTTTTTCTCATGAAGCCCATTCTGCGTGAGCATCTGCTGCCCAAGTTCATGGCTCTGGGCGACGTGGCGCCCTATTTGGAAGCCGAATCGCGCCTGGACAGTCTGACCCTGCTGGCCTTCGACATGTATACAGAGGCCCGCGAGGTTCTGGCCAACCTGCGCATCACAGAAATTCGCAACCAGCACGCCCAACTGGCGCGCTGGGCGCAACAGCTGGAAGGCGGCTCGCCGCATCCGGCTGACGAACGCTGA
- the sat gene encoding sulfate adenylyltransferase: MSKLVAPHGGKGLVCCLLEGKALEDEKKKAAGLKQIEISSRAKGDLIMMGIGGFSPLNGFMNKANWKSVCEKMTLTDGTFWPVPVTLDISADEAKTIKAGEEVALVRKGEIMATMKVEEVYEMTEADKKLECELVFKGEGPDSEKFWEVAPEDHPGVKMVLAQKEFNIAGPVKVLSQGEFPEKFPGVYMTPAQLRAKMDERGWQKVAALQLRNPMHRSHEYLAKIGVEVCDGVVIHSLVGSLKPGDIPAEVRVRCIDTLVDKYFVKDFVIQAGYPLDMRYAGPREALLHATFRQNYGINNLLVGRDHAGVGDFYGMFEAQEIFRKMPASADPSKRLLCEPLNIDWTFYCKKCDGMASMRTCPHGKDDRVILSGTKLRKMLSEGAEVPDHFGREEVLTILREYYSSLTEKVEVKMQRAASGSTM, encoded by the coding sequence ATGTCCAAATTGGTAGCTCCTCACGGCGGTAAGGGTCTGGTCTGTTGCCTGCTTGAAGGCAAGGCCCTGGAAGACGAAAAGAAAAAGGCTGCAGGCCTCAAGCAGATCGAGATTTCTTCCCGCGCCAAGGGCGACCTCATCATGATGGGCATTGGCGGCTTTTCGCCTCTGAACGGCTTCATGAACAAGGCCAACTGGAAGAGCGTGTGCGAGAAGATGACTCTCACCGACGGCACCTTCTGGCCCGTGCCTGTGACCCTGGACATCTCCGCTGACGAAGCCAAGACCATCAAGGCTGGCGAAGAAGTGGCCCTGGTCCGTAAGGGTGAAATCATGGCCACCATGAAGGTCGAAGAAGTCTATGAAATGACTGAAGCCGACAAGAAACTGGAATGCGAACTGGTCTTCAAAGGCGAAGGCCCCGACTCTGAAAAGTTCTGGGAAGTGGCCCCCGAAGACCACCCCGGCGTGAAAATGGTTCTGGCCCAGAAAGAATTCAACATCGCTGGCCCCGTCAAAGTGCTTTCGCAGGGCGAATTCCCCGAAAAGTTCCCCGGCGTCTACATGACCCCCGCCCAGCTGCGCGCCAAGATGGACGAACGCGGCTGGCAGAAGGTTGCCGCCCTCCAGCTGCGCAACCCCATGCACCGCTCGCATGAATACCTCGCCAAAATCGGCGTTGAAGTGTGCGACGGCGTGGTCATCCACTCCCTGGTGGGCTCCCTGAAACCCGGCGACATCCCCGCTGAAGTGCGCGTGCGCTGCATCGACACCCTGGTTGACAAGTACTTCGTGAAAGACTTCGTCATCCAGGCCGGCTACCCCCTGGACATGCGCTACGCTGGTCCGCGTGAAGCCCTGCTGCACGCCACCTTCCGCCAGAACTACGGCATCAACAACCTGCTGGTTGGCCGCGACCACGCTGGCGTGGGCGACTTCTACGGCATGTTCGAAGCCCAGGAAATCTTCCGCAAGATGCCCGCGTCTGCTGACCCCAGCAAACGCCTGCTCTGCGAACCCCTGAATATCGACTGGACCTTCTACTGCAAAAAGTGCGACGGCATGGCCAGCATGCGCACCTGCCCGCACGGCAAAGACGATCGCGTCATCCTGTCCGGCACCAAGCTGCGCAAGATGCTCTCCGAAGGCGCGGAAGTGCCGGATCACTTCGGTCGCGAAGAAGTGCTCACCATCCTGCGCGAGTACTATTCCAGCCTTACCGAAAAAGTCGAAGTCAAGATGCAGCGTGCCGCCTCTGGTTCCACCATGTAA
- a CDS encoding single-stranded DNA-binding protein, giving the protein MLNKVMIIGRLGRDPELRYTQSGSPVASLNIATDESYTDREGNKVDRTEWHRVSVFQRQAENCANYLTKGSLVFVEGSLQTRKWQDQQGQDRYTTEIKAQRVQFLDRKGDAPRETGGRGYEEDYGAPAAAPRGNAPRGGQTGGARQQPQGGGQGGRKGMDEDLGPAFPSEASNMDDVPF; this is encoded by the coding sequence ATGCTGAATAAAGTTATGATTATCGGCCGTCTGGGCCGCGACCCCGAGTTGCGCTACACTCAGAGCGGTTCGCCCGTGGCCAGCCTCAATATTGCTACTGACGAATCCTATACTGACCGCGAGGGCAACAAGGTTGACCGCACAGAATGGCACCGCGTGTCCGTTTTTCAACGTCAGGCGGAAAATTGCGCCAACTACCTTACCAAGGGCAGCCTGGTCTTTGTGGAAGGCAGCCTGCAGACCCGCAAATGGCAGGATCAGCAGGGACAGGACCGCTACACCACCGAAATCAAGGCCCAGCGTGTCCAGTTTCTTGACCGCAAGGGCGACGCCCCGCGTGAAACCGGCGGACGTGGCTATGAAGAAGACTACGGCGCGCCCGCAGCCGCTCCCCGTGGCAATGCCCCGCGCGGCGGCCAGACCGGAGGCGCTCGGCAGCAGCCGCAGGGCGGCGGCCAGGGTGGCCGCAAAGGCATGGATGAGGATCTTGGCCCGGCCTTTCCCTCCGAAGCTTCCAATATGGACGATGTGCCCTTCTAG
- a CDS encoding biotin attachment protein — MINISSLLDEIKASPYREIVIRTPHTGRVTFAGLTQGDKAVGPQGQWKEKPGTLIATLERERNPKPIYASEKGEVSVVHSNLEGQFVEAGTPLAVLRHMLTKDEVQSIILQKTLHLFRAPERAKYYFTPDVDKKIRAADAQSVAVRDGMELLIMSRMKREVPLNYTGPDGVIYAVYFKINDNMDAGAPLLGVCPKDQLPAIQDVIMRVQTEWTEKE; from the coding sequence ATGATTAATATATCTTCGCTGCTGGACGAAATTAAAGCCTCTCCCTACCGCGAAATCGTCATCCGCACCCCGCATACGGGCCGGGTCACGTTCGCGGGACTCACGCAGGGCGACAAGGCCGTCGGCCCCCAGGGCCAGTGGAAGGAAAAACCCGGCACCCTCATTGCCACGCTAGAGCGCGAGCGCAATCCCAAGCCCATCTACGCATCTGAAAAGGGCGAAGTAAGCGTTGTGCACAGCAACCTTGAGGGCCAGTTCGTGGAGGCCGGAACTCCGCTGGCGGTGCTGCGGCATATGCTGACCAAGGACGAGGTGCAGAGCATCATTCTGCAAAAAACCCTGCACCTGTTCCGTGCGCCCGAACGCGCCAAATACTACTTCACTCCCGATGTGGACAAAAAAATCCGCGCGGCGGACGCGCAGTCTGTGGCTGTTCGCGACGGCATGGAACTGCTCATCATGTCGCGCATGAAGCGTGAGGTCCCCCTCAACTACACGGGTCCTGACGGCGTCATCTACGCGGTCTACTTCAAGATCAACGACAATATGGACGCTGGCGCGCCCCTTCTTGGCGTGTGCCCCAAGGATCAACTGCCCGCCATTCAGGACGTGATCATGCGCGTGCAGACGGAATGGACGGAAAAAGAGTAG
- a CDS encoding acetyl-CoA carboxylase carboxyl transferase subunit alpha/beta, with product MDNNIEKRIQSLRDRLSYLVDIFAGKHKDNAQLLEEKLTSFAARVRAGDIEDPYAELATVEDLFSYVERRLEGSITAMDKVRIVRHPQRVCLRDILENVYDNFTEVGGQDEHSLDPSMLIARAVITRRRGKKTYTQSVMVIGQEKGHGAEFRNGGSVKPWGNAKAQQYMRVAETEGIPIHAYIFTPGSYPIEDYPGAAQQIARNIYCMAGLRVPVIAVISEGGSGGAEAIGLADKRLMLSHGYYSVISPEGAAAIEGRLKSGERATPELIEHCAQNLKITAQDNLKFGYIDRIVQEPPLGARPWHFDFFRNLRQEVIRATDEVVVSTRKMPIFKGLALSRLRKPDANLDEMYTRWGLSSNAKDCLRERRQQKFLRLSRQAARDRRPFVTKLAGAAWDWISKPWVSFKYDFYRKHQRRIRTFVEEMDNEWEVFKGRLLAPWHKLTRKLPSKQDSKAKELMALSTWADDSRRLKWNYISPRYKIDRTVTCPNSASYGCLDLWGPDLFAEFAGVCSHCGYHFPMEPEWYVRNVFDAGSVFEFNSEIEAGNPLDFPGFSDRISDAQKKTGAKSGCMTFEARIDNTKMVVAMLMGTFRGGSVGAAEGYKFVEAAQRAAKKRYPFLAYVHGTAGIRIQEGTHGVIQMPRCTVAVRRYIEAGGLYMVLYDTNSFAGPVASFLGCSPYQFAVRSSNIGFAGPGVIKETTGMDIPPKYHRSYRALSRGHIQGIWDRRQVRANLKQALLTIGGRNLYYR from the coding sequence ATGGATAACAACATAGAAAAACGCATCCAGAGCCTGCGCGACAGGCTCAGCTACCTGGTGGACATTTTCGCCGGCAAGCACAAAGACAACGCCCAGTTGCTGGAAGAGAAGCTCACCTCCTTTGCGGCCCGCGTCCGGGCGGGGGACATTGAAGACCCCTACGCAGAGCTGGCCACGGTCGAAGACCTTTTCTCCTATGTGGAACGCCGCCTTGAAGGCAGCATTACCGCCATGGACAAGGTGCGCATCGTGCGTCACCCGCAGCGTGTCTGCCTGCGTGATATCCTGGAAAACGTCTACGACAACTTCACGGAAGTCGGCGGACAGGACGAACACAGCCTCGACCCCAGCATGCTCATTGCCAGGGCCGTCATCACCCGGCGGCGCGGCAAAAAAACCTATACCCAGTCCGTCATGGTCATCGGGCAGGAAAAGGGCCACGGCGCGGAGTTCCGCAACGGCGGCTCGGTCAAGCCCTGGGGCAACGCCAAGGCGCAGCAGTACATGCGCGTGGCCGAAACCGAGGGCATTCCCATTCATGCGTACATCTTCACGCCCGGCTCGTATCCCATTGAGGACTACCCTGGCGCGGCACAGCAGATTGCCCGCAATATCTACTGCATGGCTGGCTTGCGTGTTCCCGTCATTGCCGTGATCTCCGAGGGCGGCTCGGGCGGCGCCGAGGCCATTGGCCTTGCCGACAAAAGGCTCATGCTTTCGCACGGCTACTATTCGGTCATTTCGCCCGAAGGGGCCGCCGCCATCGAGGGACGCCTCAAATCGGGAGAGCGCGCCACCCCAGAGCTCATTGAACACTGCGCCCAGAACCTCAAGATCACGGCGCAGGACAACCTCAAGTTCGGGTACATCGACCGCATCGTGCAGGAGCCGCCCCTGGGCGCGCGCCCCTGGCACTTCGACTTCTTCCGCAACCTGCGGCAGGAAGTCATCCGCGCCACCGACGAAGTGGTGGTCTCCACCCGCAAAATGCCCATTTTCAAAGGCCTGGCTCTCTCGCGCCTGCGCAAGCCCGACGCCAACCTGGACGAAATGTATACCCGCTGGGGGCTTTCATCCAACGCCAAGGATTGCCTGCGCGAACGGCGGCAGCAGAAATTTCTGCGCCTTTCACGCCAGGCCGCGCGTGACCGCAGGCCCTTTGTCACCAAGCTGGCGGGAGCCGCCTGGGACTGGATCTCCAAACCCTGGGTCAGCTTCAAGTACGACTTCTACCGCAAGCACCAAAGGCGCATCCGCACCTTTGTGGAAGAAATGGACAACGAATGGGAAGTGTTCAAGGGCCGCCTGCTGGCTCCCTGGCACAAGCTCACCCGCAAGTTGCCCAGCAAGCAGGACAGCAAGGCCAAGGAACTCATGGCCCTTTCCACCTGGGCGGACGATTCGCGCCGCCTCAAGTGGAACTACATATCCCCGCGGTACAAGATCGACCGCACGGTCACCTGCCCCAACAGCGCTTCCTACGGCTGTCTCGACCTGTGGGGGCCGGATCTCTTTGCCGAGTTCGCGGGCGTGTGCAGCCATTGCGGCTACCACTTCCCGATGGAACCGGAATGGTATGTGAGAAACGTCTTTGACGCTGGTTCGGTCTTTGAGTTCAACAGCGAAATCGAAGCGGGCAACCCCCTGGACTTTCCTGGCTTCAGCGACCGCATCAGCGACGCGCAAAAAAAGACGGGAGCCAAAAGCGGCTGCATGACCTTTGAGGCGCGCATCGACAATACCAAGATGGTGGTGGCCATGCTTATGGGCACCTTCCGCGGTGGCTCCGTCGGGGCCGCCGAAGGCTACAAGTTTGTGGAAGCCGCCCAGCGTGCCGCCAAAAAGCGCTATCCCTTCCTGGCCTATGTACACGGCACGGCGGGCATACGCATTCAGGAAGGCACCCACGGCGTCATACAGATGCCGCGCTGCACAGTGGCCGTGCGCCGCTACATTGAAGCCGGCGGCCTGTACATGGTGCTGTACGACACCAACTCCTTTGCCGGGCCCGTGGCCAGCTTTCTTGGCTGCTCGCCCTACCAGTTCGCCGTGCGTTCGTCCAATATCGGCTTTGCCGGCCCCGGCGTCATCAAGGAGACCACTGGCATGGACATTCCGCCCAAGTACCATCGCTCGTACCGCGCCCTGTCCCGCGGCCACATTCAGGGCATATGGGACAGAAGGCAGGTTCGTGCCAACCTGAAACAAGCTTTACTCACCATCGGCGGCAGAAACCTGTACTATCGGTAG
- a CDS encoding DUF1847 domain-containing protein: MMDNVSKATLGLEARRPHKPATTGTMRNPVLQAKIMNGAGVELKVLAALRSSSSNYLKTPV; this comes from the coding sequence ATGATGGACAACGTGTCCAAGGCCACTCTGGGGCTTGAGGCCAGGCGCCCGCACAAACCCGCAACGACGGGGACCATGCGCAATCCGGTGCTGCAGGCCAAGATCATGAACGGGGCCGGTGTGGAACTGAAGGTTCTGGCCGCTCTGCGCTCGTCCTCCTCCAACTACCTTAAAACACCCGTTTAG